Proteins encoded together in one Rossellomorea sp. y25 window:
- a CDS encoding ankyrin repeat domain-containing protein: protein MSKKTISKESLIIELAAKGNVKELEAIGFEGFNDINRRDSKENTPLIIAASKGHTEVVKWLLNNYSDVNLSNRKKETALMLSIRSNYVTIVNQLLQKRANPNLYDDSNLSPLLFAAKNGHLDIVKSLLEHGANVDARDSKGNNALMIAIQNNQLNIIETLLETQLNINSINENSYTALHFAMKSPAALSITKVLIDKGADISLKCRSGESPLFKACHLGNIEVVRYLVKVGASVNDVNSDGDNIIIASCNNINCLRFLLSFQNFDVNYRNNDGYTALMEAAEDGKFDSVKLLLESGTNVEFQDNYGSTALTLAKNYNYQAICKLLKENS, encoded by the coding sequence ATGTCAAAGAAAACTATTAGTAAAGAATCATTAATTATAGAACTTGCTGCTAAAGGAAATGTAAAGGAATTAGAGGCTATAGGATTTGAAGGGTTTAATGATATTAATAGGAGAGATTCAAAAGAAAATACGCCACTAATCATTGCTGCTTCTAAAGGTCATACCGAGGTTGTAAAGTGGCTATTAAATAATTATTCTGATGTCAATTTATCTAATAGAAAAAAAGAAACTGCATTAATGCTATCAATAAGGTCTAATTATGTTACTATCGTAAATCAGCTATTGCAAAAAAGAGCAAATCCTAATTTGTATGATGATAGTAATCTTAGTCCGCTGCTTTTTGCCGCAAAAAATGGACATCTGGATATTGTTAAGAGCTTATTAGAACATGGTGCAAATGTTGATGCTAGGGATAGCAAGGGAAATAATGCCTTAATGATTGCTATTCAGAATAATCAGTTAAATATTATTGAAACTTTGCTAGAAACTCAACTTAATATTAATAGTATAAATGAAAATTCTTATACTGCACTGCATTTTGCAATGAAATCACCTGCTGCATTAAGTATAACGAAAGTTCTAATTGATAAAGGCGCAGATATTTCATTGAAGTGTAGGTCTGGTGAGAGCCCGTTATTTAAAGCATGCCATTTAGGAAATATTGAAGTAGTTAGATACTTGGTTAAAGTTGGGGCAAGTGTAAATGATGTAAATAGTGATGGAGACAATATTATAATAGCATCTTGTAATAATATAAATTGTTTAAGATTTTTGCTTTCATTCCAAAATTTTGACGTTAATTATCGCAATAACGATGGATATACCGCTTTGATGGAAGCGGCTGAAGATGGGAAATTTGATTCTGTAAAACTGCTATTGGAATCGGGGACTAATGTTGAATTTCAAGATAATTATGGAAGTACAGCATTAACTTTAGCTAAAAATTATAACTACCAAGCAATATGTAAGTTGTTAAAAGAGAATTCGTAA
- a CDS encoding diadenylate cyclase: protein MDTQIFSYLVNYISDVIGVSSDRIYIIEEETNIVFGSEDFNIRRIKYRSYDFIKAEIPYTNYAVYIDISKTAKHYRNQRIRSFIKHACIAANEVQNIILKFPSIDSNEVVDLIKRLSIPAVLQEFYSESTNRIARSITDARSIDYGKIIREVLRWGNSSIEGREIHTGIIIGDNLLKIESTLRASTIKGQFEIINLKSKPLLTDFKEIKPLLEIADGLYTFLICEPVEDNNFMISGILITETGLMSSVIGESNKGFNAPVFSLREMGLRIGRGNELIMEYINNTPRIRNYKELTNILREFMKIKVEDVNKLTAIILEISHMGKGASIVFNFNENYFDDVEKTQWIKPTKIQFSGEKVFVDTFSNFTKTDGAVLINSNNEIIGFGSILKPTKAKAKISGGSRHKSMASFSHNKEILGIVISEDGPISIIKNNSIIFRL from the coding sequence ATGGATACACAAATATTTAGTTATTTAGTAAATTACATATCGGATGTTATTGGAGTTTCAAGTGACAGAATTTATATAATAGAAGAAGAGACTAATATTGTTTTTGGAAGTGAGGATTTTAATATAAGAAGAATAAAATATAGGAGTTACGATTTTATTAAAGCAGAAATTCCTTATACTAATTATGCTGTATATATCGATATATCGAAAACTGCCAAGCATTACAGAAATCAAAGAATAAGAAGTTTTATTAAACACGCTTGTATAGCTGCAAATGAGGTGCAAAATATTATTTTGAAATTCCCTAGTATTGACAGTAATGAGGTTGTAGATTTAATAAAAAGATTAAGCATACCAGCGGTGTTACAAGAGTTTTATTCAGAATCTACCAATCGTATAGCACGTTCCATTACGGATGCAAGATCAATCGATTATGGCAAGATAATCAGAGAAGTATTACGTTGGGGGAATTCCTCTATTGAAGGACGAGAAATACATACTGGAATAATTATAGGCGACAACCTATTAAAAATAGAATCAACATTAAGGGCTTCTACAATAAAAGGACAATTCGAAATAATTAATTTAAAAAGCAAGCCTTTATTAACGGATTTTAAGGAGATCAAGCCATTGTTAGAAATAGCTGATGGACTATATACTTTCTTAATTTGTGAACCTGTTGAAGATAATAATTTTATGATTTCTGGTATTTTAATAACAGAAACCGGGTTGATGTCTAGTGTGATAGGAGAATCAAATAAAGGATTTAATGCTCCGGTGTTTTCGTTAAGAGAAATGGGTTTACGAATTGGCAGAGGAAATGAGTTAATAATGGAATATATTAATAATACACCTAGAATACGCAACTATAAGGAACTTACAAATATTCTAAGGGAATTTATGAAAATTAAAGTTGAAGATGTGAATAAGCTAACAGCTATTATACTTGAGATTAGTCATATGGGAAAAGGCGCTTCAATTGTATTTAACTTTAATGAAAATTACTTTGATGATGTTGAGAAAACTCAGTGGATTAAACCAACAAAGATTCAGTTTAGTGGTGAAAAAGTTTTTGTTGATACTTTTTCAAATTTCACTAAAACAGATGGGGCGGTTCTAATTAACAGTAATAATGAAATAATTGGATTTGGTTCTATCTTAAAACCGACTAAGGCTAAAGCTAAAATATCAGGGGGTTCAAGACATAAATCAATGGCATCATTTTCTCATAATAAAGAAATATTGGGGATAGTAATATCAGAGGATGGTCCGATTTCGATAATAAAAAATAATTCAATTATATTTAGGCTTTAA
- a CDS encoding dsDNA nuclease domain-containing protein, whose amino-acid sequence MNDETTKLNEKLNSPDEVLSKTDPGDEVQRRFRYQHTYTALISIQMASGKISYKELLCELHEDILGIRNDGKFEGIQIKTKQISDGPFELEEESVVKSLLRFIKLYNEYPGSFKKFIFVSNCPTRNDETGKSLNNLINQAKNKKAHDPFKPGTLEKFFKSLCDKSNSSEQDVISVLSIIQVQQGPSIEDIESKILTDHLGKMTECSETPLPKLRIILDSIISHIYFSSSKRVENPLQDYLAFVNGNGQLLEKVYINTKRITIDKINNLITEPLTKNLFLSSRKGVPSENHSLTLTSDLMFYKMQCGLIEEDSIEIMDDLRASAETYILKNHYKTKNPTETLEQLDQIRTIVKNQAIESKSRSKLKGAPYGVIMLHDIEDRLEKLVESRHNMVYQTPYEILKGIVGILTNECKIAFSEVPPGGWKKNGSITTRENN is encoded by the coding sequence ATGAATGATGAAACAACCAAATTAAATGAAAAATTGAATTCTCCTGATGAAGTTCTTTCTAAAACTGATCCAGGTGATGAAGTACAAAGAAGATTTAGATATCAGCATACTTATACAGCACTTATATCTATCCAAATGGCTTCAGGAAAGATTTCCTATAAAGAATTATTATGTGAACTACATGAGGATATTCTTGGAATACGTAATGATGGAAAATTTGAAGGAATACAAATTAAGACAAAGCAAATATCAGACGGACCATTTGAGTTAGAAGAAGAATCAGTAGTAAAAAGCCTATTAAGGTTCATTAAACTATATAACGAATACCCCGGCTCGTTTAAGAAATTTATCTTTGTCTCCAATTGTCCAACTAGAAATGATGAGACAGGAAAAAGTTTAAATAACCTAATAAATCAGGCTAAAAATAAAAAAGCACATGATCCTTTTAAGCCTGGTACATTAGAAAAGTTTTTCAAATCTCTTTGCGACAAAAGCAATTCAAGTGAACAAGATGTTATTAGTGTCTTATCAATTATTCAAGTCCAGCAAGGTCCAAGTATTGAAGATATTGAATCAAAAATACTCACAGATCACTTAGGGAAAATGACTGAATGTTCAGAAACACCTTTACCAAAATTAAGAATTATCCTTGACTCTATTATTAGTCATATTTATTTTTCTTCGTCTAAACGAGTAGAAAATCCACTTCAAGATTATTTAGCATTTGTAAATGGAAATGGTCAGCTACTTGAAAAAGTTTATATAAATACAAAAAGAATTACTATAGATAAAATTAATAATTTAATTACTGAGCCTCTTACAAAGAATTTATTTCTCAGTTCAAGAAAAGGGGTGCCTTCAGAGAACCACTCTCTAACTTTAACTTCAGACCTAATGTTCTATAAAATGCAGTGTGGACTAATTGAGGAAGATAGTATTGAAATTATGGATGACCTAAGAGCATCTGCTGAAACATATATCTTAAAGAATCATTATAAAACTAAAAATCCGACCGAAACATTAGAACAATTAGATCAAATTCGTACAATAGTAAAAAATCAAGCTATTGAATCAAAGTCTAGGAGCAAATTAAAAGGGGCACCGTATGGAGTAATAATGCTGCACGATATTGAAGACAGACTAGAGAAATTAGTTGAAAGTCGTCATAATATGGTCTATCAAACGCCTTATGAAATCCTTAAGGGCATAGTAGGGATACTAACAAATGAATGTAAGATTGCATTTAGCGAAGTGCCACCAGGAGGTTGGAAAAAGAATGGATCAATCACTACTCGAGAAAATAATTAA